From a region of the Pristis pectinata isolate sPriPec2 chromosome 2, sPriPec2.1.pri, whole genome shotgun sequence genome:
- the LOC127582756 gene encoding molybdopterin synthase sulfur carrier subunit isoform X1 encodes MNLREEVTVLYFAKSAELSGIHSEVLSVPQQLTSLQLWQEIVKRHPRLGTIRDHIILAVRQEYIVLGDQLLFLEPGDEIAVIPPISGG; translated from the exons GTCACAGTGCTATATTTTGCCAAGAGTGCTGAACTCTCGGGAATTCATTCTGAGGTGCTTTCTGTACCACAGCAGCTAACTTCTTTGCAACTATGGCAGGAAATTGTTAAGAGACATCCAAG GCTTGGTACCATAAGAGATCACATCATTCTTGCTGTTCGTCAAGAATACATCGTCCTGGGAGATCAGCTTTTGTTCCTCGAGCCAGGCGACGAGATTGCTGTCATCCCCCCTATCAGTGGGGGCTAG
- the LOC127582756 gene encoding molybdopterin synthase sulfur carrier subunit isoform X2, which produces MTAQVTVLYFAKSAELSGIHSEVLSVPQQLTSLQLWQEIVKRHPRLGTIRDHIILAVRQEYIVLGDQLLFLEPGDEIAVIPPISGG; this is translated from the exons GTCACAGTGCTATATTTTGCCAAGAGTGCTGAACTCTCGGGAATTCATTCTGAGGTGCTTTCTGTACCACAGCAGCTAACTTCTTTGCAACTATGGCAGGAAATTGTTAAGAGACATCCAAG GCTTGGTACCATAAGAGATCACATCATTCTTGCTGTTCGTCAAGAATACATCGTCCTGGGAGATCAGCTTTTGTTCCTCGAGCCAGGCGACGAGATTGCTGTCATCCCCCCTATCAGTGGGGGCTAG